The Paenibacillus thermoaerophilus genome contains the following window.
GGTCGAACGCCGGCATCTCAATCATCTCGGCGTGCTTCACGGGGGTGTTCAAGCCGCGCTGCTCGACAGCGCGATGGGGCTTGCGTGCGGCAAATCCCGTCCGGACGAACCGATCGTGACGACGAATATGTCCCTGCATTTCGTATCGCCGATGACGGACGGAGATTTGATCGTGGAAGCGCGGCTGATTCACGAGACGCGCACGATTATGACCGCCGAATCGCGATTGTATGCGTCCGACGGGAAGCTCGTCAGCATGGCGACGGGCTCCTACCGGATCGCCCGCCATCTTCCCGAGCCTCCGTCCCTCCGGTCGTCCGGCGGAGAGCGCAAGAACGGGTCCGGGGGAGCTAAGCCATGACCGCCGCGCTTCAGGCGCTGCAACTTATCGCGTTTCTTGCCGCGGTCGCCTGCGCCGTCTACTGCTTCGGTTATGCCGTGTCCGTCCGGATTCGCTATATCGGCTTGGGCCGGCCGGACCCTCCCCGGCCGGCCGGGTCTGGGGGCCGCCTCGACAGCGGCAGCGCGGAGCCTTCGTTCGCCGCGCAGGTGTTCGGACACCGCAAGCTGCTTAACGACCGCAAAAGCGGCGTGATGCACCTCGTTTTGTTCTACGGGTTTCTGCTGCTCCAGCTTGGCGCCATC
Protein-coding sequences here:
- a CDS encoding PaaI family thioesterase translates to MSDLDLLKRLEQATEGTFWHFLGCRLIGWDSSRTVVNLRVERRHLNHLGVLHGGVQAALLDSAMGLACGKSRPDEPIVTTNMSLHFVSPMTDGDLIVEARLIHETRTIMTAESRLYASDGKLVSMATGSYRIARHLPEPPSLRSSGGERKNGSGGAKP